DNA from Pseudomonas putida:
GTCGATCTTGGCCCGCAGCACGCGCTCGCCGTCCTTGAACTCGCCGGCCTTCATGCGGGCGAACAGGTCGAGGTTTTCTTCCACGCTGCGCTCGCGGAACGGGCTGTTCTTGCCCGGCTCCTTGAGGGTGCCGCGGTATTCCTTGGCTTGCTCAGGGGTCAGGTCGCAGACGTAGGCCTTGCCCTGCTTGATCAGCTCGACCGCCCAGTCGTGCAACTGGTCGAAGTAGTCGGAGGCATAACGCACGTCGCCGGCCCAGTCGAAACCCAGCCACTTGACATCATTCTGGATGGCGTCGATGTACTCCTGGTCTTCCTTGGCCGGGTTGGTATCGTCGAAACGCAGGTGGCAGACGCCGCCGAATTCCTTTGCCAGGCCAAAGTTGACGCAGATCGACTTGGCGTGGCCGATGTGCAGATAACCATTGGGCTCCGGCGGGAAACGGGTGACGATGCTGCTGTGCTTGCCCGAGTCCAGGTCGGCCTGGATGATCGGCCGCAGGAAGTTCGCAGGGACAGCGGGGGCGCCTTTGGCAGCGGCGTTGGGCGCGTTGTCGGCAGTGGGCTTGCTCATAGGATCCTTGAATGCGTGTGTCCAGCCTGGGTAGGCCGATTGAATCAAAGGGCCTATCATAGCCGAAGCAGTCAAGCTGCTGACAGTCGGGCCCAAACAAACTGATGTGATTTATCACGGCTTTTTGCCGCAGCCTGGCAAAATGGCCAGTGCGCGCCATGTGTCGAGTTCGCTTGATCCTGCGTCAGGTGATAACCCGCGCACTGCGCACCCTAATTTCTGATTGCCTTGAAAGAGCGAGTTTCAGCATGTCCAAAGTCAAACTGAGCACCAACCACGGCGACATCGTCCTGCACCTGGACGCCGAGAAAGCGCCTCTGACTACCGAAAACTTCGTTCAGTACGTCAAGGACGGCCACTACGATGGCACCGTATTCCACCGTGTCATCAAGGGCTTCATGATCCAGGGCGGCGGCTTCGAGGCCGGCATGAGCCAGAAGAAAACCCGCGCCAGCATCCAGAACGAAGCCGACAACGGCCTGAAGAACACGAAGTACAGCATCGCCATGGCCCGCACCATGGAGCCGCACTCCGCCTCGGCGCAGTTCTTCATCAACGCCTCCGACAACGACTTCCTCAACCACAGCGGCAAGAACGTGCAGGGCTGGGGCTACGCCGTGTTCGGCGAAGTGATCGAAGGCCGTGAAATTGTCGACGCTATCGAAAAAGTCGCCACCGGCTCCAAAGCGGGTCACCAGGACGTACCGAAAGACGACGTGATCATCGAGAAAGCCGAGATCATTGAGTGATACTGCTGATCTCCGATCTGCATCTGCAAGAAGAACGCCCGGATATTTCCCGGGCGTTTCTTGATCTGCTCGATGGCCGTGCCCGCCACGCCAAGGCGCTGTACATTCTTGGCGACTTTTTCGAAGCGTGGATCGGTGACGATGCCATGACGCCCTTCCAGCAGTCGATCTGCCAGGCCATGCGCCGGCTGAGCGACAGCGGCACGGCCATCTACCTGATGCACGGCAACCGTGATT
Protein-coding regions in this window:
- a CDS encoding peptidylprolyl isomerase; the protein is MSKVKLSTNHGDIVLHLDAEKAPLTTENFVQYVKDGHYDGTVFHRVIKGFMIQGGGFEAGMSQKKTRASIQNEADNGLKNTKYSIAMARTMEPHSASAQFFINASDNDFLNHSGKNVQGWGYAVFGEVIEGREIVDAIEKVATGSKAGHQDVPKDDVIIEKAEIIE